A window of the Pseudomonas sp. B21_DOA genome harbors these coding sequences:
- a CDS encoding lysozyme inhibitor LprI family protein, giving the protein MSKHLLLAFAPFLFFPFAHAADDCANASDQATMNQCAGQAFKAADKELNAVYQQITARLKDNPDGKKLLVGAQRAWIGFRDSECKFSASGVAGGSVYPLIYSDCLTSMTKTRVEALKQYLKCEEGDMSCPVPGA; this is encoded by the coding sequence ATGTCAAAGCATCTGCTTCTAGCCTTCGCGCCCTTTTTGTTTTTCCCTTTCGCCCATGCCGCCGATGATTGTGCCAACGCCAGCGATCAGGCGACGATGAATCAATGCGCGGGGCAAGCGTTCAAAGCGGCAGACAAGGAATTGAACGCGGTTTACCAGCAGATCACCGCACGCTTGAAAGACAATCCAGACGGCAAGAAGCTGTTGGTGGGCGCACAGCGGGCATGGATTGGATTTCGGGACTCGGAATGCAAATTTTCGGCATCAGGAGTGGCGGGCGGGAGTGTTTATCCATTGATTTACAGCGATTGCCTGACCAGCATGACCAAGACGCGTGTCGAGGCGCTCAAGCAATATTTGAAATGTGAGGAAGGTGACATGAGTTGCCCGGTTCCTGGGGCGTAA
- a CDS encoding TetR/AcrR family transcriptional regulator: MRYSAGHKSETRERLLQSSALSAKKSGFSTVGVDGLMKAIGLSGAAFYSHFSSKDALFAAIVERELSESLERLGGQGGADRQRLERCLKHYLSMAHVEQPEVGCALPTLGAEIARADVQVREQAEEWICRLQQSWAQILESESLAWSVLSQCVGALVVARMLATPDVQRTVLRSSHEEITRQLALPRAE; the protein is encoded by the coding sequence ATGCGTTATTCGGCCGGACACAAATCGGAAACCCGCGAACGGTTGCTGCAAAGCAGCGCGCTGTCGGCGAAAAAATCGGGGTTTTCCACAGTGGGCGTGGATGGCCTGATGAAAGCCATCGGTTTGAGTGGCGCGGCGTTCTACAGCCACTTTTCATCCAAGGATGCCTTGTTCGCAGCCATCGTCGAGCGGGAGTTGAGCGAGAGTCTTGAGCGTCTTGGCGGGCAGGGCGGTGCGGATCGGCAGCGACTGGAGCGTTGTCTGAAGCATTACCTGAGCATGGCCCACGTCGAACAACCCGAGGTCGGTTGCGCGCTGCCGACCTTGGGCGCGGAGATTGCCCGTGCCGATGTGCAGGTGCGTGAGCAGGCTGAAGAGTGGATCTGTCGTCTTCAGCAAAGCTGGGCGCAGATACTGGAAAGCGAAAGTCTGGCCTGGTCGGTACTTTCGCAATGCGTGGGTGCGTTGGTGGTCGCGCGGATGCTGGCAACACCGGACGTGCAGCGTACGGTGTTGCGCTCGAGTCACGAGGAAATTACACGTCAGCTCGCTTTGCCACGAGCCGAGTAG
- a CDS encoding aminopeptidase P family protein: MSSHTLTEGSVPQRLARTRELMRREGIHALLVPSADPHLSEYLPGYWQGRQWLSGFHGSVGTLIVTADFAGVWADSRYWEQATKELNGSGIELVKLQPGQPSPLDWLAEQTPEGGVVAVDGAVMAVASARTLSSKLEARGARLRTDTDLLQEVWRDRPSLPNAPIYQHLPPQATVSRGEKLAKLRETLQERGADWHFIATLDDIAWLFNLRGGDVSFNPVFVSFALINQQQATLFVALSKVDADLRAVLEQDGVTLRDYREVADALRAVPSDASLLVDPARVTTGLLDNLDSDVKLVEGLNPTTLAKSQKSEADAQHIRKAMEQDGAALCEFFAWLESAWGRERITELTIDEKLTAARERRPDYVSLSFNTIAAFNANGAMPHYHATEEEHAVIEGDGLLLIDSGGQYLGGTTDITRMVPVGTPMQEQKQDCTRVLKGVIALSRARFPKGILSPLLDAIARAPIWADNVDYGHGTGHGVGYFLNVHEGPQVIAYQAAPAPQTAMQPGMITSIEPGTYRPGRWGVRIENLAMNREAGSSEFGDFLEFETLTLCPIDTRCLIADLLTQEEKQWLNDYHREVRERLSPLLDGAALSWLNERTVAV, translated from the coding sequence ATGAGTTCCCACACCTTGACCGAAGGATCGGTGCCTCAGCGCCTGGCGCGTACCCGTGAACTGATGCGCCGCGAAGGCATCCATGCGCTGCTGGTGCCGTCCGCCGACCCGCATCTTTCGGAATACCTGCCGGGTTACTGGCAGGGCCGGCAATGGCTGTCGGGTTTCCACGGTTCGGTCGGTACGTTGATCGTCACTGCGGATTTCGCCGGTGTGTGGGCCGACAGTCGTTACTGGGAACAGGCGACGAAAGAGCTCAACGGCAGCGGCATCGAACTGGTCAAGCTGCAACCGGGGCAACCGAGCCCGCTGGACTGGCTGGCGGAGCAAACACCCGAGGGCGGCGTGGTTGCAGTGGATGGTGCAGTAATGGCGGTGGCTTCGGCGCGCACACTGAGCAGCAAGCTTGAGGCACGCGGTGCTCGCCTGCGCACCGATACCGACCTGTTGCAGGAAGTCTGGCGTGATCGCCCAAGCCTGCCGAACGCGCCGATCTATCAGCATCTGCCGCCACAAGCGACCGTCAGCCGTGGCGAGAAACTGGCGAAATTGCGCGAAACCTTGCAAGAGCGTGGCGCCGATTGGCATTTCATCGCCACCCTCGACGACATCGCTTGGCTGTTCAACCTGCGTGGCGGTGATGTTTCGTTCAATCCGGTGTTTGTTTCGTTCGCCTTGATCAATCAGCAACAGGCCACGCTGTTCGTGGCGCTGAGCAAGGTCGATGCCGATCTGCGCGCGGTGCTTGAGCAGGATGGCGTGACGCTGCGTGACTACCGCGAAGTGGCCGATGCATTGCGTGCTGTGCCGAGTGACGCGAGCCTGCTGGTCGATCCGGCGCGAGTGACCACGGGGTTGCTGGATAACCTGGACAGTGACGTGAAACTGGTCGAGGGTCTCAACCCGACTACGTTGGCCAAATCGCAGAAAAGCGAAGCCGACGCTCAGCACATCCGCAAAGCGATGGAGCAGGATGGCGCGGCGTTGTGCGAATTCTTCGCCTGGCTGGAATCGGCGTGGGGTCGCGAGCGCATCACCGAGCTGACCATTGACGAAAAACTCACCGCTGCCCGCGAACGTCGTCCCGATTATGTTTCGCTGAGCTTCAACACGATTGCTGCGTTCAACGCCAACGGCGCGATGCCGCACTATCACGCTACTGAAGAAGAGCATGCTGTGATTGAGGGTGATGGTCTGTTGCTCATCGATTCCGGCGGCCAGTACCTCGGCGGGACCACAGACATCACGCGGATGGTCCCGGTGGGCACGCCGATGCAAGAGCAGAAACAGGATTGTACGCGCGTGTTGAAAGGCGTGATCGCCTTGTCGCGGGCACGATTCCCCAAAGGCATTTTGTCGCCGCTGCTCGATGCCATCGCCCGTGCACCGATCTGGGCTGACAACGTCGACTACGGTCACGGCACCGGTCATGGCGTGGGCTATTTCCTCAATGTTCACGAAGGTCCGCAAGTGATCGCTTATCAAGCGGCACCGGCACCGCAGACGGCGATGCAGCCGGGGATGATTACCTCGATCGAACCCGGCACTTATCGCCCGGGCCGCTGGGGCGTGCGCATCGAGAACCTGGCGATGAACCGCGAGGCCGGCAGCAGCGAATTCGGCGACTTCCTCGAGTTCGAAACCCTGACGCTGTGCCCGATTGATACCCGCTGCCTGATTGCCGACCTGCTGACCCAAGAAGAAAAGCAGTGGCTGAACGACTACCATCGCGAAGTGCGCGAGCGTCTGAGCCCATTGCTGGACGGCGCGGCGCTGAGCTGGCTGAACGAGCGTACTGTGGCCGTTTGA
- the rhtA gene encoding threonine/homoserine exporter RhtA, producing MNDQPRSLASTLFPVGLLMIAMASIQSGASLAKSMFPIIGAQGTTTLRLIFASVIMLLILRPWRAKLTSKSLRTVIVYGMALGGMNFLFYMSLRTVPLGIAVALEFTGPLAVAIYASRRAIDFVWIALAAAGLLLLIPTGATTAGIDLVGAGYALGAGVCWALYILFGQKAGADNGVTTAALGVMIAALFVAPIGIVHAGAALLTPSLIPIAIGVAILSTALPYTLEMVALTRMPARTFGTLMSIEPAFGALSGLLFLQEYLSLSQWLAILCIILASVGATMTMGNGAKPAVAAD from the coding sequence ATGAATGACCAACCCCGCTCTCTCGCCTCGACATTGTTTCCGGTGGGCCTGCTCATGATCGCCATGGCATCCATCCAGTCAGGTGCTTCTCTGGCCAAAAGCATGTTCCCGATTATCGGCGCACAAGGAACCACCACGCTGCGCCTGATCTTCGCCAGCGTGATCATGCTGCTGATACTGCGCCCATGGCGTGCAAAGTTGACCTCCAAGTCCCTTCGTACCGTGATCGTCTACGGAATGGCACTGGGCGGAATGAACTTCCTCTTCTATATGTCCTTACGGACGGTTCCGCTGGGCATCGCCGTTGCGCTGGAATTCACCGGCCCGCTGGCTGTAGCTATATATGCCTCACGTCGCGCCATCGATTTTGTCTGGATCGCTCTCGCCGCAGCCGGCTTGCTTCTATTGATACCCACTGGAGCAACAACTGCTGGCATTGACTTGGTCGGTGCGGGCTATGCGTTGGGAGCCGGGGTCTGCTGGGCGCTGTACATTTTGTTCGGGCAGAAGGCTGGCGCCGACAATGGCGTAACGACGGCTGCGCTGGGCGTGATGATCGCCGCGCTGTTCGTGGCGCCGATCGGAATCGTTCATGCCGGCGCTGCGCTGCTTACACCATCACTGATTCCGATTGCTATCGGAGTCGCCATTCTATCCACCGCCCTGCCCTACACCCTGGAAATGGTCGCCCTCACTCGAATGCCAGCACGCACCTTCGGCACGCTCATGAGTATCGAACCGGCATTCGGCGCGCTGTCAGGCCTGCTCTTTCTCCAGGAATACCTTTCATTGTCACAATGGCTGGCCATCCTGTGCATTATCCTGGCTTCCGTGGGCGCAACGATGACCATGGGTAACGGAGCAAAGCCCGCGGTAGCGGCCGACTGA
- the tusA gene encoding sulfurtransferase TusA: MSEMIDTPVDGTLDATGLNCPEPVMMLHQHIRDLVPGGLLKVIATDPSTKRDIPKFCVFLDHELVSQHEEAGTYLYWIRKKS, encoded by the coding sequence ATGAGTGAAATGATCGATACCCCGGTCGACGGCACCCTCGACGCCACCGGCCTCAATTGCCCGGAGCCGGTGATGATGTTGCACCAGCACATCCGCGATCTGGTGCCCGGCGGCCTGCTCAAGGTGATCGCTACCGATCCCTCGACCAAGCGCGATATCCCCAAGTTCTGCGTGTTTCTTGACCATGAACTGGTCAGCCAGCATGAAGAGGCCGGTACCTATCTTTACTGGATTCGCAAGAAGTCCTGA
- a CDS encoding SRPBCC family protein — translation MKPVPNSFERKITLKASRSHVWRALVDAEAFGQWFGVALEGRRFIAGEWTQGQVTYPGYEHVLWNVLIERVEPQQLFSFRWHPYAVNPKIDYSQEPTTLVKFELQDFEDGTLLKVSESGFAHIPDIRQKEAYYMDSRGWEEQLSRLEQFLAESAKARESGGA, via the coding sequence ATGAAACCAGTACCTAACAGTTTCGAACGCAAGATCACGCTCAAGGCGTCGCGTTCCCACGTCTGGCGCGCATTGGTCGATGCGGAGGCGTTTGGCCAGTGGTTTGGCGTGGCGCTCGAGGGCCGGCGTTTCATTGCCGGCGAGTGGACGCAGGGCCAGGTCACTTACCCCGGTTATGAACACGTATTGTGGAATGTGCTGATCGAGCGGGTCGAGCCGCAGCAGTTGTTTTCTTTTCGCTGGCACCCGTATGCGGTCAACCCGAAGATCGACTATTCACAAGAGCCGACCACACTGGTCAAGTTCGAATTGCAGGACTTCGAAGACGGCACTCTACTCAAGGTCTCGGAATCCGGCTTCGCGCACATCCCTGATATCCGTCAGAAAGAGGCGTATTACATGGACAGTCGCGGTTGGGAGGAGCAATTGAGCAGGCTTGAACAGTTTCTCGCCGAAAGCGCCAAGGCTCGCGAAAGCGGCGGTGCCTGA
- the acnA gene encoding aconitate hydratase AcnA encodes MPSLDSLKSLKTLQIDATTYHYFSLPEAAKSLGDLDKLPMSLKVLLENLLRWEDEKTVTGADLKAIAAWLKERRSDREIQYRPARVLMQDFTGVPAVVDLAAMRAAMAKAGGDPQRINPLSPVDLVIDHSVMVDRFGSASAFEQNVDIEMQRNGERYAFLRWGQSAFDNFSVVPPGTGICHQVNLEYLGRTVWTKDEDGRTYAFPDTLVGTDSHTTMINGLGVLGWGVGGIEAEAAMLGQPVSMLIPEVIGFKLTGKLKEGITATDLVLTVTQMLRKKGVVGKFVEFYGDGLADLPLADRATIANMAPEYGATCGFFPVDDVTLEYLRLSGRPPEVVKLVEAYTKAQGLWRLPGQEPVFTDSLALDMGSVEASLAGPKRPQDRVSLPNVAQAFSDFIDLQFKPTSKEEGRLESEGGGGVAVGNADLVGEADYEYEGKTYRLKNGAVVIAAITSCTNTSNPSVMMAAGLLAKKAVEKGLTRKPWVKSSLAPGSKVVTDYYKAAGLTQYLDQLGFSLVGYGCTTCIGNSGPLPEPIEKAIQKADLTVASVLSGNRNFEGRVHPLVKTNWLASPPLVVAYALAGSVRTDISSEPLGEDQQGNPVYLRDIWPSSREIAEAVNQVNTAMFHKEYAEVFAGDEQWQAIEVPQAATYVWQDDSTYIQHPPFFDNISGPLPEVKDVKGARVLALLGDSVTTDHISPAGNIKVDSPAGRYLQEKGVEPRDFNSYGSRRGNHEVMMRGTFANIRIRNEMLGGEEGGNTIYIPTGEKMAIYDAAMKYQASGTPLVVIAGQEYGTGSSRDWAAKGTNLLGVKAVIAESFERIHRSNLVGMGVLPLQFKLDQNRKSLNLTGKETFEILGLTGVELTPRMNLPLVITHEDGRQEKIEVLCRIDTLNEVEYFKSGGILHYVLRQLIAS; translated from the coding sequence ATGCCGTCCCTCGATAGTCTGAAATCACTGAAAACCCTACAAATCGACGCCACGACCTACCACTATTTCAGCCTGCCGGAAGCCGCCAAGAGCCTGGGCGACCTCGACAAGCTGCCGATGTCGTTGAAGGTGCTGTTGGAAAACCTGCTGCGCTGGGAAGACGAAAAAACCGTCACCGGCGCCGACCTCAAAGCCATCGCCGCCTGGCTCAAGGAGCGCCGCTCCGATCGAGAAATCCAGTACCGCCCTGCCCGTGTATTGATGCAGGATTTTACTGGCGTTCCCGCCGTGGTCGATCTCGCCGCCATGCGTGCGGCAATGGCCAAGGCCGGCGGCGATCCGCAGCGGATCAACCCGTTGTCGCCGGTGGATCTGGTGATCGACCACTCGGTAATGGTCGACAGGTTTGGCAGCGCCAGTGCGTTTGAACAGAACGTCGACATCGAAATGCAACGCAACGGCGAGCGCTATGCCTTCCTGCGCTGGGGCCAGAGTGCGTTCGATAACTTCAGCGTGGTACCGCCGGGCACCGGCATCTGCCACCAGGTCAACCTCGAATACCTCGGCCGCACCGTGTGGACCAAAGACGAGGATGGCCGCACCTACGCCTTCCCCGACACGCTGGTCGGCACCGACTCCCACACCACCATGATCAACGGTCTCGGCGTGCTCGGCTGGGGCGTTGGCGGGATCGAAGCGGAAGCGGCGATGCTCGGGCAACCGGTGTCGATGCTGATTCCCGAAGTGATCGGCTTCAAACTCACCGGCAAGCTCAAGGAAGGCATCACCGCTACCGATCTGGTGCTGACCGTGACGCAGATGCTGCGCAAGAAAGGCGTGGTCGGTAAATTCGTCGAATTCTATGGCGACGGTCTCGCCGATCTGCCACTGGCCGACCGTGCAACGATCGCCAACATGGCTCCAGAGTACGGAGCGACATGCGGTTTCTTCCCGGTCGATGATGTCACGCTGGAATACCTCCGCTTGTCTGGCCGGCCGCCGGAAGTAGTGAAATTGGTTGAGGCGTACACCAAGGCTCAAGGCCTGTGGCGTCTGCCGGGTCAGGAGCCAGTGTTCACCGACAGCCTGGCGCTGGACATGGGCAGCGTCGAAGCCAGTCTGGCCGGGCCGAAACGTCCGCAGGATCGCGTCTCGCTGCCGAACGTCGCGCAAGCCTTCAGTGATTTCATCGACCTGCAATTCAAACCCACCAGCAAGGAAGAAGGACGCCTGGAAAGCGAGGGCGGTGGTGGCGTCGCCGTGGGCAACGCCGATCTGGTCGGCGAAGCGGACTACGAATACGAGGGCAAGACCTATCGCCTGAAAAACGGTGCTGTGGTCATCGCCGCGATCACTTCCTGCACCAACACTTCCAACCCGAGCGTGATGATGGCGGCCGGGTTGCTGGCGAAGAAAGCCGTGGAGAAAGGGCTGACGCGCAAGCCTTGGGTGAAGAGTTCATTGGCGCCGGGTTCGAAAGTCGTCACCGACTACTACAAGGCTGCCGGACTGACGCAGTACCTCGATCAACTCGGTTTTTCGCTGGTCGGCTATGGCTGCACCACCTGCATCGGCAACTCCGGGCCACTGCCGGAGCCGATCGAGAAAGCCATTCAGAAAGCCGATCTGACCGTCGCATCGGTACTGTCCGGCAACCGCAACTTCGAAGGTCGCGTGCACCCGCTGGTGAAAACCAACTGGCTGGCCTCGCCACCGCTGGTTGTCGCCTACGCATTGGCCGGCAGTGTGCGTACCGATATCAGCAGCGAACCGCTGGGCGAGGATCAACAGGGCAATCCGGTGTATCTGCGCGATATCTGGCCGAGCAGCCGGGAAATCGCCGAGGCGGTTAATCAGGTCAACACTGCAATGTTCCACAAGGAATACGCCGAAGTGTTTGCCGGCGACGAGCAATGGCAAGCCATTGAGGTACCGCAAGCGGCGACTTACGTGTGGCAGGACGATTCGACCTACATCCAGCATCCACCTTTCTTCGACAATATTTCCGGTCCTCTGCCGGAGGTGAAAGATGTCAAAGGCGCGCGGGTATTGGCTTTGCTCGGTGATTCGGTAACCACAGACCACATCTCCCCCGCCGGCAATATCAAGGTCGACAGCCCCGCTGGGCGTTATCTGCAGGAGAAAGGTGTCGAGCCGCGCGACTTCAACTCCTACGGTTCACGTCGTGGCAACCATGAAGTGATGATGCGCGGAACGTTTGCCAACATCCGAATTCGCAATGAAATGCTCGGGGGCGAGGAAGGTGGCAACACAATTTACATCCCCACCGGGGAAAAAATGGCGATTTACGATGCAGCCATGAAATATCAAGCGTCGGGCACGCCTCTGGTGGTGATTGCCGGCCAGGAATATGGCACCGGATCAAGCCGTGACTGGGCGGCCAAGGGTACCAATCTGCTCGGCGTCAAAGCGGTGATCGCAGAAAGCTTCGAGCGTATTCACCGCTCCAATCTGGTCGGGATGGGCGTCCTGCCGTTGCAGTTCAAGCTTGATCAGAATCGCAAGAGTCTCAACCTGACCGGCAAAGAGACGTTCGAGATTTTGGGATTGACCGGCGTTGAACTGACGCCGCGAATGAACCTGCCGTTGGTGATTACTCACGAGGATGGGCGTCAGGAAAAGATCGAAGTTCTGTGCCGCATTGATACGCTGAATGAGGTCGAGTACTTCAAATCCGGCGGGATCCTGCATTATGTGTTGCGGCAGTTGATTGCTTCGTAA
- a CDS encoding SDR family oxidoreductase, giving the protein MNNKKVVLVVGAGDATGGAIAKRFASEGFIACVTRRSAEKLQPLVDAIIAEGGEAHGFACDARKEEDVIALIEDIETRVGPIEAFVFNIGANVPCSILEETARKYFKIWEMACFSGFLNAREVAKRMVTRQRGTILFTGATAGLRGASGFAAFAGAKHGIRALAQSMARELGPMNIHVAHIVVDGAIDTDFIRNSFPEKYATKDQDGILKPEHIAENYWYLHSQPRDAWTFELDLRPWNERW; this is encoded by the coding sequence ATGAATAACAAGAAGGTCGTATTGGTTGTCGGGGCCGGGGATGCCACGGGCGGAGCGATTGCCAAGCGTTTTGCCAGTGAGGGTTTCATTGCCTGCGTGACCCGGCGCAGCGCCGAAAAACTGCAGCCACTGGTTGACGCAATCATCGCTGAGGGCGGTGAGGCTCATGGTTTCGCCTGCGATGCACGTAAGGAAGAAGACGTCATCGCGCTGATTGAAGACATCGAAACCCGAGTCGGCCCGATTGAGGCCTTTGTCTTCAACATCGGTGCCAACGTGCCCTGCAGCATTCTCGAAGAAACCGCACGCAAATATTTCAAGATCTGGGAGATGGCCTGCTTCTCCGGCTTTCTCAATGCCCGTGAAGTGGCCAAGCGCATGGTGACCCGGCAGCGCGGCACGATTCTGTTCACCGGTGCCACTGCCGGATTGCGCGGTGCTTCAGGGTTCGCCGCTTTCGCTGGAGCCAAACATGGCATTCGCGCATTGGCACAAAGCATGGCGAGAGAGTTGGGGCCGATGAACATTCATGTCGCCCACATTGTGGTTGATGGTGCGATCGACACCGATTTCATCCGCAACAGCTTTCCCGAGAAATACGCGACCAAGGATCAGGACGGCATTCTCAAGCCAGAGCACATTGCCGAAAATTACTGGTATCTGCACAGTCAGCCTCGGGATGCCTGGACCTTCGAGCTGGACCTGCGCCCATGGAATGAACGCTGGTAA
- a CDS encoding ADP-ribosylglycohydrolase family protein, which translates to MQPSLADRYRGALLGLACGDAVGTTVEFQPRGSFQPLSDMVGGGPFQLKPGQWTDDTSMALCLAESLLRKNGFDAADQMGRYLNWWKWGYLSSTGECFDIGMTVSQALEQYQRTGEPFAGSTDPLTAGNGSLMRLAPVVLFYFPDFRQIQTSAADCSRTTHAAPEAIECCQLLADLITRALEGAEKTQLRRSPLLELSQPKVVAIAQGDYLDKTENEIKGSGYSVQSLEAALWCFHRTQTYADAVLKAANLGDDADTTAAIVGQLAGAYYGVRAIPEHWLEQLHEGEEIAATADRLLEASRSRT; encoded by the coding sequence ATGCAGCCCTCACTTGCCGATCGATACCGCGGCGCCCTCCTCGGCCTGGCTTGCGGCGATGCGGTCGGCACAACAGTTGAGTTCCAGCCGCGAGGATCATTCCAGCCGCTGAGCGACATGGTCGGCGGCGGCCCGTTCCAGCTCAAGCCAGGGCAGTGGACCGATGACACTTCAATGGCACTTTGTCTAGCCGAGAGCCTGCTGCGCAAAAACGGTTTTGACGCGGCCGATCAAATGGGCCGCTACCTCAATTGGTGGAAATGGGGATACCTGAGTTCCACCGGTGAATGTTTCGACATCGGCATGACGGTCAGCCAGGCGCTGGAACAGTATCAGCGAACCGGGGAGCCTTTCGCAGGCTCGACTGACCCGTTAACTGCCGGCAACGGATCGCTGATGCGATTGGCGCCCGTCGTGCTGTTCTATTTTCCTGATTTTCGACAGATCCAGACCTCCGCTGCCGATTGCTCGCGCACAACCCATGCCGCGCCGGAGGCAATTGAGTGCTGCCAATTGCTGGCTGATCTGATCACGAGAGCGCTTGAGGGTGCGGAGAAAACACAGCTTCGCCGGTCGCCATTGTTAGAGCTTTCCCAGCCCAAGGTGGTTGCTATCGCGCAGGGCGATTACCTCGATAAAACGGAAAACGAAATCAAAGGCAGCGGCTATAGCGTGCAATCGCTGGAAGCTGCCTTGTGGTGTTTCCATCGAACGCAGACCTACGCTGACGCGGTACTGAAAGCAGCCAATCTCGGAGATGATGCGGATACTACAGCGGCTATCGTGGGTCAGTTGGCCGGCGCTTACTATGGCGTTCGGGCGATCCCGGAACACTGGCTGGAGCAGCTGCATGAAGGCGAGGAAATCGCAGCCACGGCGGATCGCTTGCTGGAAGCTTCCAGGTCACGCACCTGA
- a CDS encoding 2-hydroxychromene-2-carboxylate isomerase translates to MTKTVEFYFDLGSPATYLAYTQLPKICADTQSELTYIPMLLGGVFKATGNASPAMIPAKGRYMFQDLDRFAKRYGVQLRFNPHFPINTLTLMRAVTGIQLHQPQRFAEFVDCLFRALWVEGRNLNDPQTIAAVLTENGFDPQEIMTLCNDESVKATLKENTEAAIKRGVFGAPSMFIGDQLFFGQDRLDFVEEALRQD, encoded by the coding sequence ATGACGAAAACCGTGGAATTCTATTTCGACCTTGGCAGCCCCGCCACCTATCTGGCGTACACCCAACTGCCGAAGATTTGCGCTGATACCCAAAGCGAATTGACCTACATTCCAATGCTGTTGGGAGGTGTGTTCAAAGCCACTGGCAACGCTTCGCCGGCAATGATTCCGGCCAAGGGTCGCTACATGTTTCAGGACCTAGATCGCTTCGCCAAACGCTATGGCGTCCAGCTTAGATTCAATCCGCACTTCCCGATCAATACGCTGACATTGATGCGTGCCGTCACCGGCATCCAACTACATCAGCCGCAACGCTTCGCCGAGTTCGTCGATTGCCTGTTCAGGGCCCTTTGGGTGGAAGGCCGCAACCTCAATGACCCGCAGACCATCGCCGCCGTGCTGACTGAAAACGGCTTCGATCCTCAAGAGATCATGACGCTGTGCAACGATGAATCGGTCAAAGCCACTCTCAAGGAAAACACCGAAGCCGCCATCAAGCGCGGCGTTTTCGGTGCTCCCAGCATGTTCATCGGCGATCAGTTGTTCTTCGGTCAGGATCGACTCGACTTCGTAGAAGAGGCGTTGCGCCAGGATTGA